Genomic segment of Limnohabitans sp. INBF002:
GTTGGCTTCCGCCGCTTTGATGAGTGAGCGGATGGCGGTTGGGGCTGTGTAGAAGATGGAGACTTTGTGGTCTTGAATCATCTTCCAGAAGCGGCCAGCGTCTGGGTAAGTGGGCACGCCTTCGAACACGATTTCAGTGCCGCCCAAAGCCAAGGGGCCGTAGGTGATGTAGGTGTGGCCTGTGACCCAGCCGATGTCGGCGGTACACCAGAACACGTCGTTGTCTTTCAAGTCAAACGTCCACTTGGTGGTCAGGGCTGCGTGCAGAAGATAGCCGCCGGTGCTGTGTTGCACGCCTTTGGGCTTGCCAGTGGAGCCCGAGGTGTAGAGCAAGAACAGGGGATGCTCAGCACCCACCCACTCGGGTTCGCAGGTGGTGGCTTGTTTGTCAGCCAGGTCAGCCATCCATTGGTCGCGGCCAGCTGTCATGGCGATGTCGCCACCGGTGCGCTTGACCACCAACACGTTCTTCACAGAGTCGCAGCCGCCCAAGGTGAGGGCTTCGTCGACGATGGCTTTCAGGGGCAGGTGCTTGCCACCGCGCACTTGTTGGTCAGCAGTGATGATGGCCACGGCGCCTGTGTCTTCCACGCGGTCACGCAGCGATTGGGCAGAGAAGCCGCCGAACACCACCGAGTGGGTCGCGCCGATACGGGCACACGCTTGCATCGCGGCCACGCCTTCGATCGACATGGAGATGTAGATCATCACGCGGTCGCCTTTTTTCACGCCGACTGATTTCAGGGCGTTGGCGTATTGGCAAGTCTTGGCCAGCAATTGGCTGTAAGTGGCTTTGGTCACTTCGCCGCCGTCGGCTTCGAAGATGATGGCGGTCTTGTCGCCCAAGCCTTTTTCGATGTTGCGGTCCAAGCAGTTGTATGAGGCGTTCAATGTGCCGTCTTCAAACCACTTAAAGAAAGGCGCGTTGCTCTCGTCGAGGACTTTGGTGAAAGGCGTTTTCCAGCTCAGCAATTCACGTGCTTGCTCGGCCCAAAAGCCTTCGTAATCGGTCTCTGCTTTTTTGCACAGCGCTTCGTAAGCGGCCATGCCGGATACGTTGGCTTGTTTAACGAATTCAGCTGATGGCTGGTGAATGGTGATGTCGCTCATGAACCGGTCTCCTCTTATATGACGGTATCTGTCAAAACCCCGTGACTGTGAGCTGGGGCTCTTACAAGGGTCTGACTTTTTTGGTGCATACAAACCCTTGGGTTGAGTTTGATCAAATTAGTAGGATTTGATGACTTTAGTCGGAGGCATCCGTGGGCATCAAATCGCTGAGCGGCAGCTGGATGCCCAAGTGCTGTGCAATGAAGTGCCGCGCGGTGTCTTGCCAGCCGCCCAGCTCGGACTCGTAGTGCACCAGCCCTGGGTCGTCCAGCTGGCCGTCGTTGAAGTCCAGTGTGGTGGGAAAACGCAGCTGAAAGAGTTCGTACTCGTTTTGGTAAAGCTTGGGCGCTTGCTTGGCGTTGTGTGCAATCGCACGCAATCGACCTTGGTGGCTCCAGTCGCAAAACAAGATGTTGCCCATGCGCAGCATCAGCACACATTGGTTGGGCGCGATCTTGCCCAAAATCTTGGCGTAGCTCAGCTCTCCGCCGGGATCGATTTTTTGCAACTCTGTCACAGCTTGTTCGCCTAAGGCAATCCACGCTTCCAAAATGTGGCCCGCATGGAAATAGGCTTCCCAAAAACGACGGCGGTAGGGGCCAATGTCGTCTTCGGTGTGGCGCAAGATTTCAAAGAACGCATCCATGGTGCGGCTGGTTAACCAGCGGCTGGCGGTCTCCATGGCTTCGCGGCGCACGCCCAGCCAGCCTGCGTGGTTGTGGCGCGGGTCGCCCAAGGTGCGCAGCAGCTCGGACAGCAGCGCGTTTTTGATGTCTTGCGGCGGATTGCGCTCAAACCAAGGCGAGAGCAGGCTGTAGGCAAACTCGTCCCGGCACAGCGGATAGCGCAGGCGCTGTGTGGGCTTGCCAATGTCGTGCATGGCCCATTCGCACATGCGCTTCACATAGCCGATGGAACTTCGAATTTCTTCGGGCGCTTGCAAGGCTTCTAAAAACGCTTGCTTGCAAAAGTTGTTCAGCCAAAAGCCTTGGGTCAAGGCATGGCGCTCTTGCCATTGCGCCAGTGTTTTGTCGGCGGGCATGCCCAAAATGTCATTGGCCACATGCACGGGGCCATTGAGCGGATCCAGCACATCGAGGGTGGTGATGAGCCGCTCTAGGCCATTGGCTTCGGTCTCCGACAGCGAGGCCAACACGCGTGGGTCCAAGAAGAACTCGCGTGCCGTGTGGGCCAACTTCAAGAACACCGGGTTCTCTGGGTTGAAGCCTTGCAAATAGGTGTGCAGCAAACCACGGCCCCACTTGAGCGGGCGGCGTGAGGCCAGCGCCTCGGGCACGGCCACCTCAAAGTAGCGGTTGGTCAGTGGCGTGTGGGTGTGCAGGCCGCGATCGGCAGCTAGCCACAACGCGTAGGGAATGTGTCGCCAATCGCGCTGGCGCGGTGCGGTGCTGGTGGGCGCAAACGCCACGCGCTCAAACGCGCTGTAGGTGCGCTCGCCCACGGTGCGCAAGTCGGGGTCTTTGCCAAAGCCGCCGCCGCGCTTGGTGCGCGCAGCATGGGCCAGCTGGTCAAAGTCTTGCGGCAGAGGGGCGAAGAACTCATGCATGTGTTTAGCGCACCGTCTCTTGCATCTTCTTCAAGGTGCTGCTTGGGCCTTTGGCCGCACCCGTGTCGGTGGGCTGAAATGCCAGCACAAAGCGCAGTTCCACACGGCGGTTTTGTGCGTCGTTGTCTTTGCTGGTGGGGCGCTCGTTGGCATAAGAGCTGATGCCAAACACGGGCTGCTCGCGTTCGTTGCGGTAGCTTTGCATGCCTTCTGAGCCCAGCACTTTGTAAACCGCACGTGCGCGGTCTAGGCCCAAATGCCAGTTGTTGTAATCGCCACGGTGCAGCGGCACAGAATCGGTGTGGCCTTCAATCAGGATGGTTTCAATCTCCACCTGTTGTGGGTTGGGTGGGCAGTCGTCTGGCAGACGGCGGCGTTGCGAATAGATGTAGCAAGGCAGCACTTGCTGCAGCTGCTCGGCCGATTGGCGCAGCGTGCGCACGCCTAAGCCTTCCAACTCGGCGCTCCCACGCGCAAACAAAGTGTCGGCAGGCAAGCTGATGACGCCCGACACTTGGTTGATGGTCACCGGCACACCCGCGTTTTGCAGCTTGGTGCCAATGGTGTGCACCACGGTGGCCAGTGGGTCGGCGGGTGGCTCAGGCGGTTGTTCGGGCTTGCGTGAGAGCAGCACCATCACCATCACGATGAAGATGAACAGCAGGCCGATCATCAAGTCACTGGCCGAAGCCATGTAACCCGACTCTTCCACCTGCTCGTGGGTGGCAGCGGTGTTGCGGCGTGTTTTGATGAACATGATCTAGGCGCGCTGCTTTATGCCTTGGGTGGCAACGCGTCGATGAACTCGTCCAACACTTCTTCCAGGTTGGTGATGCTGCCGCTGAGTTGGTTCACCGCGCTGGCCAAGTGTTGGTCCATCTTGGTGTGCAGGTCTGAGATTTGCGTGCTGTAGCCCGACACACCTTGGGTGAGTGCATCCACCGTGCCGGTGAGCGCTTTTTGTGCGTCTTGCAAATGCGTGCGCACATGGCCCAGTGCTTCTTCGGCAGACACCGCGCTGGTTTTGAGGGTGTCCACGGTTTGGCCAAGGGCTTGGTTCATGGGTACCAAAGCTTCTTTGAAGTCGTTGGCCGCTGCACGTTGCAGGTTGACCGAGCTTTCAATTGAGCTGGCGCTGTCTTTGAACTTGTCAGCGACTTGGTCAATCTTGTCGACCGTGCCTTGCAAGCCCATCATCGCGCCTTGCACGCTGGCAATGGTTTGGCCAAAGCTACTGAGCAAGGTTTCCATCTGCTGTGTGCCTTGGTTGCCCGCGGTGGCGGCGCGACCCATGGCTGCATCTAAGTCGGTCACGGTGGCTCGGGTGGTTTGAATGGTTTGCGCCAAAGTGCTCACGGCATCGCTGAATGAGGCTAGACCGTTTTCAATACCTTGCGTCATGGCTGCACCGGCTTTGCTCAGCTCGCCAGCGGCTTGACTACCCGCGCTGCCAAAGCTTTGGCTCGATGCTTGAATGGTGTCGGCCAATGTGCCGAGCTTGTCAAACGCGGGCTGCATATTGCGCGAGAGGGCGTCACCAATCGCGTTGGCAAAGTCGCCCTCAAAGCGGCGCAGTTGGTTCACCTGTGAACGGTTCTCGTCCAAGATGTCTTGGAACAACGCCAGCTGCATGCGCACGCTGGCCTCAGCCGCGTTGTCGGGTACTTTGCTGCGCAGTGTGTGGCAGAGCGTGTCGATGCTGGACTGCAAGTTTTCCAGCGCCACTTTGGCCCGCCAGTTCCACACCAGCGAACACAACAAGCCCGCGATGGAGGTGATGAACTTACCGCCTGCCGTGGCAATGAGTGACTGCAACGCTTGGTCTTGTTGTCGTGCCGACACATCGAGTGCATTGAGCGCCAAGCCCGCTTGTTGCAAAGCCACCGCCAAGAAGATGAAGGTGCACATCAAACCAAAACCAATCAACAAATTGGGCATGGTCTCGAACAAGGCTAAGTTCATGCGGCCACCCAGCACGCTGCGCACCGTCCAGGTGTCGGCGTGGCTGCGAAAGCTGTAACTGCTGCGTGGGCCTTGGCTTACGCCGTGTTGTGTGGGCAGGTCAATCAGGCCCGCCTCGGTTTCGCGCAGCAAAAACTTCAGCTCGTTGTCGGTGGTTTTGGTTTCAGCCAAAGCCAGTGCTTCGCGGCTGCTGCCTTGGTGCGCACCTAGGCGGGCATCGAGCCCCACCACCTCGGCACGCACTTGGCGAATGCGCGAAGCCCATACGCCGAAGCTGAGGAGCGAGAACACAAAAATCACGGCCGCGATGGCCAGTGGCACAGCCAACTGATCGAGTTGGACTAGGTATTGATTCATAGGCATGTCTCTATTGTGAACAACTCTGAGCGACCGTATGCCAACCACGCTAGTCGTTATTTCTAAGTTCTGACCTCTAGCTTTTGGAATAAGTGGCTTGTTAATTGGGTTCACGTTCGCAAGGAATAATTGATCGTTAATTAATTCCTTTGTTTTCAATATTGGATAATAAATCCAGAAAGGTCAAAACAAATGACAGGACTAGTAAGACACTGGATTTGCGACGGTGACTTGACCACTGCAGGCGGAACGGTCAAAGCGACAGCGTTAGGCGAAAAGATCAACGGCAAAGAACGAGCCTATGAAGGCGATCTTATTGAATGCCCCACATGCAAAAGCACGGGTCACATTAAATGCGTGCCACCTATTCGACCGGCAATAGGTATGGATGGTCGACAAAAAGCGATGGAGGGTGATTTGTGTATTTGCAAATGTCCAACGCCTCCGCGCTTAATTGCTTCACAAACGTTGTCGAAGGCAGCATTCAATGTGGAGGAAATCGCATCAAACCAGTCAGCACTCGCATGGTTTTCCTATGCAGGAAATAAGCACGAAGACATCGGGTTGACGCACAGCGTTAGGTTTCATGCGGTTCATAAAAAAGACAGACCAATGACCTTAACCCCATACAAGATAACTTTGAGCGATGGTTCAGAACATCAAGGTGTGACAGATGAAAACGGCATGACAGACAAGATTTACGCCAAACCCAACACCACCGCAACAATGGAAATCCCCTACCATGACGAGCAAAACAACAATATTAATACCACCCACGTCCACACAGACTGTTGTTCGTGTTGAAGCATCCCACGAACTTAGTGGAAAACAATGGACGAACAAATTTCCGAGCATCAATACACTGAGTGAACTTGCTGAACCGTTTAAAAACTCGGTTACCAAATTCCTTGCTGCAATGCAAGATGCTGGTATTAGCGTCGATATGAATAGGCTTGCAATTTATCGGCCACCACAGCGTTCGTACTTAATGCATTACGCAAAGAGGGTTACGACCAGCTGGCCGGGGTATGAGCAACTTAAGCCAGAAGATGTTCCAGCGTTTCAGCCTCAAGGTGGCGATATGCCCGTGAGCATTGATTGGGTGCATAAAGGAGCAGACGGAAAGTCGGATTTAGCGGCATCAAAGAAAGCGGCAGCTCAAATGGTTGAAGGGTATGGGATTGGCAAAAATCCAGTTGCTCCGCCTTATTCGTCCCGCCATAACAATCGACCTTCTAATGCAATTGATATACCTCCAAATGCCGTAACGATCCCAAGTGATTGCAAGGTGAAAGAGGCTTCTGGAAAGGGCGTGGCTGTCAAAAAATATGCAGACCTTTATCCGATAGGTGAGACGTATGGGGTTTACAAGCTTTTATCCGATCCCCCACATTGGTCAAACGATGGACATTAATTTTATGAATACAAAAAATTTTTTTCTGGTGTTTTTCATTGCTTTGTTTTTTTCGTTTTCATGTTGCGCGATTGAAGTTGCTTTCTTTGATGTTGACGATAGCGGTGATGTCTATTTGCACACGCCAAAAACCTTAAATCAACGTGACCGCATTACCGTTTTGCGTGACGACCCCAAAAGCGGTTGTTGTTTGTTTTTTTTAGGAGGTGATTTTTCAAAAATAGACAAAAGCGAAACGGTATCTTCGGTAGAGGATGGTAGACAGGTGATGCGTTACAAATTAGCTTTCAAAAAGCATTCTGAGCTTTTGAATCCACAGGTTTCTGCTGTGGTTATTGGTAACGTTTCAGTGAAATCATCGCAAGTCGGTAAGGTCCATGTCTTGTCTTCAGGTAAGCCTTATGTGATTGAAACTTGCTATGGCATCGAGGGCAGAAATTTGTACCTCAAAGACAAAGATAAGCAGATTCAACACCTCTATTACTATTTCAATGTAGACATAGAGTCAAATTGCAAATAAGTTGGCACTTAGTTCGTCAAGCCACCACTGCGCAACACCCGCCTTGCACAACCATTCCACAGCACGCCCAGCAGCGGGGCCCACATGGTTAAGCGTTGACGCGCACGGGTGAGGCCGGTGTACACCAGCTCGCGTGTGAGCACGGGCGACTCTTGTCCGGGTATCACCAGCAGCACATGCATGAACTCCGAGCCCTGCGATTTGTGCACCGTCATGGCAAACACGGTTTCCACACTGTCAAGGCGCGAGGGCATAACCCAACGCACGCCGCCATCCACCGCAGGGAAGGCCACGCGCAGCATGCCATCGGGGCCGGGTAGGCACAGGCCAATGTCGCCGTTCATCAGCTCTAGCGCGTAGTCGTTGCGCGTCACCATCACGGGGCGGCCAGCGTACCAAGGGCTTTGGCCCAAGCCTAGTGCGTGCTCGACCTGTGCGTTGAGCTGCACCACGCCCAGCGGGCCTTCGCGCACGGCGCACAACACACAAAACTCGGTGAAAGCTTTGAGCATTGCCACCGCTTGTGCATCGCTGCACGGTGCGGCTGGTGCTGTTTTGCTGGGGCGGTGTGCGTCCAGCAAAGCCAGCCAGTTGCGCCAACCGTAGCGCAAGCCCACGGCCAGCTTGGGGTCGCTGGCGCTGGTCAGTTGCAGGCGGGTCACGTCGGGTTCTGCGGCATCACCCTCAATCGTTTGTTGCAAAGGCAACGTCGCCAGCCAATCGGGCGCGACGTTCCACAGTGCTTTGAGGGCGGGCGTGTTGTCGGCCGCATCCGCGTTCACGGTGCGTGCCCATTGGCCAATGCCACTCTTGGCATCGAAGCGGTGGCTGTGAATGAGGGTGACGGTTTGAGCTTTGAGCAAACTGCCCGTGCACAGTTGCGACATCACCGCACCGGCTTCCACCGATGCCAGTTGGTCTTTGTCACCCAACAAAATCAAGCGTGCGGTGGGTGGCACGGCTTGCAGCAAGCGGGCCATCATCTCTAAGTCAATCATCGACGCTTCGTCGACCACCACCACATTAGTGGCCAGCTGGTGCACCTGTGTGGCTTTGCTGTTGGTTTGCAACAAGCGGTGCAGCGTTTGCGCTTGGGTGGGGATGCGCGCTCGCACATCGGCTGGCATTTGAGTGAGCGCCTTGCTGATCGACTCGGTCAAACGCGCTGCCGCTTTGCCCGTGGGCGCGGCAAGGTGAATTTGCAAATCGCGCGATGACGTGCCCACCAAGAGCGACAGCAACTTGACCACCGTGGTGGTTTTGCCCGTGCCAGGACCGCCGGTGATGAGCGTGATGCGGTTTTGTGCGGCCACCTCGCAGGCGAGGCGTTGCATATCTGGCTCGTTGTTGTTGGTGGGGGTGAACAACGCATCCAAGCGTTGCTGCAAATCGGCAGGCACGTCGCAGGGCAGTGCCAGACGCTGCGCGATGTTTTGACGAATGTTTTGCTCGGCCGTCCATGCGCGGCGTAAATACAAGCGCGCACCTTGGGTGTCTTCGGTCAGCACCAAGGGGCTGCCCTCGCCCTGCGTCCACGGCAAGGTGCTGGTCGCTTGGTGCAAGTCTGTGGGCAGGGCAGCCACTTGTTCGTCATTCCAGCCCAGCAGTGCTGCGGCTTGGGTTTGCAAAGTGGCGAGGTCAAGGCAAGCATGGCCACGCCCCCATTGGTGGCTGGTCAGTGCCGCCAGCCACAGGTGGCGTGGGTCGTCGCTGGGTTGTTTGCTGTGCAGCAAGTTGGCCAGTGATTTGTCCAAGCCCGTCAGGGGCGTAGATTGGGCCCATGTTGCTTGCAACAGCGGTGAAAGGGCGGCCGCTTGGCTCATGCGGCCACGCGTTGAAGCAAAGCCTCTTGCGCCAAGGTGTTGATGCTCTTGCCCTCGGCTTGTGCGACGATGGCCAGCTTTTCGTGCAGCTCAGTAGGAATGCGCAAATTGAACTTGCCCGAGAAGTTGCGCCGCGGCTCAATGCCCTTTTCGCGGCAGATCTCTAAAAACACCTCGAGTGATTTTTTAAATTCAGCACGCAGTTCTTTTGGGTTCTTGCCGTAAAAGTCGGCACCGCCCGTGAGGCCCAAGATTTCGCCTCTGAACATGTCCAGCTCTGCGTCGTATTCAATCTTGGCGTTGTAGCCGTTGTAGGTCATCAAATTCATGGTGCGACTCCGTGTTGCTCAAACCACTTGCGAATGCTGGCGACTGCACCTTTGTCCGTATCGGGCGAGGGGTGTGGCCGATGAAATACGCGGACTTCATCAAACAGCACCACTGCTATGCGGCTACCTTCTCGTTCGCTGATGTCTGCGCCCAGCTCTACCAAGAGTGCTTCAATGTCGCGCCATTTAATGTTGGCGCTGACAGGACGGGCGTAAATGGCGTCTAAGGTTTTTTGGTGTTTTCGCTTCATCTGAATGGTACCAGTATTTGGTACTGGTTGCATGTGACGAGTGAAACGAATTGTTTGGTTTGTGGTTTTGCTTCAGTGCTGGTGTCGCTTGGGTTTTTCACAAGCCATTTGCAAACAAAGCATCCAAGGCCTCAATCAACGCCTGCGGTGGCCGCTGCAAATGCACGCCCGCACCTTCGGCGTGAATGCCGCGCAGGAACATGTACACCGCACCGCCCATGTGTTGGGCGTAGTCGTAGCCGGGCAGACGCACTTTGAGCAAGCGGTGCAGCGCCAAGGTGTAGAGCACGTATTGCACCTCGTAGCGTTTGTGCAGTACGGCGTCTTGCAGGGTGTTGGGGTCGTAGCTGGGCAGTTTGTTGGACTTGTAGTCCACCACCCAATAGCGGCCATCGTGTTGCAGCACCAAGTCCATCGAGCCGGTGAGCATGCCTTGCATCACACGCGCTTGCAGCGCAGGGCGAGGCGTGCCTTCAAACACATGGCTTTGAATGAGTTGGTCCAGCGCGGTGGCGCTGACGTGGCTCACTTCTAAGTTGAACTCCATCTCGGGCCACATGTGCTCGGTGCTGAGTTCGCGCAATGTCAAAGGTGCTGCGTTGAGTTCATGCAAAGGCAGCGGTGTTTGCACCACGGCTTGCAGCCACGGCTCTAGTTGTGCGCGTGGTGCTTCGTCGAGTTGTAACCAGCTGGCTTTGCGTTCTAGCAAGTTGGCCCATGCTTGTTTGGCCCAGTCAGGCGCTTGTGTATTGGCCACGGGCCAGTTGTTTTGCGACAGCCATTCCAGCAAGTCGTGCAGCAGCGTGCCGTAGCGCGCACCAGCGGGGAAGCTTTGCCATGCGCTGATGCTCTCGGGTTCTGGCGCAGGCGTGGTCACCGCGTCAGGCTGCGCGTCCGAGGTGGCACCCATGATGGCATCTGTGATGGCATCCGCCACCGCCTCGTCGCGTTTCGA
This window contains:
- a CDS encoding PAAR domain-containing protein produces the protein MTTAGGTVKATALGEKINGKERAYEGDLIECPTCKSTGHIKCVPPIRPAIGMDGRQKAMEGDLCICKCPTPPRLIASQTLSKAAFNVEEIASNQSALAWFSYAGNKHEDIGLTHSVRFHAVHKKDRPMTLTPYKITLSDGSEHQGVTDENGMTDKIYAKPNTTATMEIPYHDEQNNNINTTHVHTDCCSC
- a CDS encoding OmpA family protein, producing the protein MFIKTRRNTAATHEQVEESGYMASASDLMIGLLFIFIVMVMVLLSRKPEQPPEPPADPLATVVHTIGTKLQNAGVPVTINQVSGVISLPADTLFARGSAELEGLGVRTLRQSAEQLQQVLPCYIYSQRRRLPDDCPPNPQQVEIETILIEGHTDSVPLHRGDYNNWHLGLDRARAVYKVLGSEGMQSYRNEREQPVFGISSYANERPTSKDNDAQNRRVELRFVLAFQPTDTGAAKGPSSTLKKMQETVR
- a CDS encoding type II toxin-antitoxin system HicA family toxin — protein: MKRKHQKTLDAIYARPVSANIKWRDIEALLVELGADISEREGSRIAVVLFDEVRVFHRPHPSPDTDKGAVASIRKWFEQHGVAP
- a CDS encoding type II toxin-antitoxin system HicB family antitoxin; protein product: MNLMTYNGYNAKIEYDAELDMFRGEILGLTGGADFYGKNPKELRAEFKKSLEVFLEICREKGIEPRRNFSGKFNLRIPTELHEKLAIVAQAEGKSINTLAQEALLQRVAA
- a CDS encoding EH signature domain-containing protein, which codes for MHEFFAPLPQDFDQLAHAARTKRGGGFGKDPDLRTVGERTYSAFERVAFAPTSTAPRQRDWRHIPYALWLAADRGLHTHTPLTNRYFEVAVPEALASRRPLKWGRGLLHTYLQGFNPENPVFLKLAHTAREFFLDPRVLASLSETEANGLERLITTLDVLDPLNGPVHVANDILGMPADKTLAQWQERHALTQGFWLNNFCKQAFLEALQAPEEIRSSIGYVKRMCEWAMHDIGKPTQRLRYPLCRDEFAYSLLSPWFERNPPQDIKNALLSELLRTLGDPRHNHAGWLGVRREAMETASRWLTSRTMDAFFEILRHTEDDIGPYRRRFWEAYFHAGHILEAWIALGEQAVTELQKIDPGGELSYAKILGKIAPNQCVLMLRMGNILFCDWSHQGRLRAIAHNAKQAPKLYQNEYELFQLRFPTTLDFNDGQLDDPGLVHYESELGGWQDTARHFIAQHLGIQLPLSDLMPTDASD
- the recD gene encoding exodeoxyribonuclease V subunit alpha, whose protein sequence is MSQAAALSPLLQATWAQSTPLTGLDKSLANLLHSKQPSDDPRHLWLAALTSHQWGRGHACLDLATLQTQAAALLGWNDEQVAALPTDLHQATSTLPWTQGEGSPLVLTEDTQGARLYLRRAWTAEQNIRQNIAQRLALPCDVPADLQQRLDALFTPTNNNEPDMQRLACEVAAQNRITLITGGPGTGKTTTVVKLLSLLVGTSSRDLQIHLAAPTGKAAARLTESISKALTQMPADVRARIPTQAQTLHRLLQTNSKATQVHQLATNVVVVDEASMIDLEMMARLLQAVPPTARLILLGDKDQLASVEAGAVMSQLCTGSLLKAQTVTLIHSHRFDAKSGIGQWARTVNADAADNTPALKALWNVAPDWLATLPLQQTIEGDAAEPDVTRLQLTSASDPKLAVGLRYGWRNWLALLDAHRPSKTAPAAPCSDAQAVAMLKAFTEFCVLCAVREGPLGVVQLNAQVEHALGLGQSPWYAGRPVMVTRNDYALELMNGDIGLCLPGPDGMLRVAFPAVDGGVRWVMPSRLDSVETVFAMTVHKSQGSEFMHVLLVIPGQESPVLTRELVYTGLTRARQRLTMWAPLLGVLWNGCARRVLRSGGLTN
- the acs gene encoding acetate--CoA ligase, encoding MSDITIHQPSAEFVKQANVSGMAAYEALCKKAETDYEGFWAEQARELLSWKTPFTKVLDESNAPFFKWFEDGTLNASYNCLDRNIEKGLGDKTAIIFEADGGEVTKATYSQLLAKTCQYANALKSVGVKKGDRVMIYISMSIEGVAAMQACARIGATHSVVFGGFSAQSLRDRVEDTGAVAIITADQQVRGGKHLPLKAIVDEALTLGGCDSVKNVLVVKRTGGDIAMTAGRDQWMADLADKQATTCEPEWVGAEHPLFLLYTSGSTGKPKGVQHSTGGYLLHAALTTKWTFDLKDNDVFWCTADIGWVTGHTYITYGPLALGGTEIVFEGVPTYPDAGRFWKMIQDHKVSIFYTAPTAIRSLIKAAEANDAVHPKSYDLSSLRLLGSVGEPINPAAWEWYYKHVGGSRCPIVDTFWQTETGGHMITPLPGVTPMVPGSCTLPFPGIQAAVVDEAGHDMPNGQGGILVVKRPWPSMIRTIWGDPDRFVKSYYPEEFKGKYYLAGDGAIRDEKTGYFTITGRIDDVLNVSGHRMGTMEIESALVSCTELVAEAAVVGRPDDTTGEAICAFVVLKRSRPVGDEAKAIAKILRDHVGKEIGPIAKPKDIRFGDNLPKTRSGKIMRRLLRSLAKNEAITQDTSTLENPAILDQLTDNH